aaaatgtttctagCTGCCAAATCCCTGTGTACGAAACGTTTTTGTTCTAAGTAACACATACCCGAAGCTATCTGAGCAGCCCACATTTTTAACTCATAATTTGGACTGATGAGTTCAGGGTGTGTGATAATGTAAGTCAACATAGAACCAAGTGCAATGAGCTCTTGAACCATCAACAAAGGTGGCCCTTCACATATaccaatcaattttataatacactcaTGGTTTAAGCTCATCATGACGTGAGCTTCGCGCAAAAATTCTGATTTATTAGTTGAAGACATATCGTATCGTAACATTTTGATGGCTACTTTTTCTTCAAAACCGTCTCGATTTTGAAAAGTTCCTTTGTAAACTGAACCAAATTCACCTTCACCAATTACTTCATCTAAAATCAAATTGTCTCTCATAATATTGTCTTTAAATTCAGTTTGATGTTTTGGTTTCggcttttttaatgtaaacggAAATCCTTTTGGCAGAGGTGGAATAACTGCTGGACCTACAGGCACTTCTAACTTGTTCGGTAAACCATCaggaaataatgtataatgttgtattaGATGTTCTAACGAATTTAAGTAAGGCCCattgtcaataaaataatatttatcgcgATCTTGGATCTGGAAATGATAACATTGATTAGTACACATCATAGATAAGACGTAGCCACTCTTCCTATTCATTCTAACTAAAAAACAACCATCAACAtcttttgttttcaatatttctgtGGCTTCATCTCGATCAAGCTTGCCATGATACCATTGATCTTTCTTTGAAGTTGGCATAGGTGAAACAAACTCATTCAACATTCGTTCAACTTCGGTATGTCCATTGTTATGTGCTAAGTCTGCAGGTAGGAGATCATCAAAAGTACGAGGTCTCGATGGTGCATTCATGGACAATAACAAAGACACAATATCTGCATGGCCTCGGCTTGATGCTTCGTGTAGAGCTACCCATCCAGTTGACGAATTtcttaattgaatatttgctCCTCCAATCGTCAATAAGATTTTCACAGtactcaataaattattctgaCAAGCAAAATGCAAAGGAGTGTACCCTTCTGTATCTCTACAATTCACATTAGCTCCACATGAAATGAGTTTCTCTACGATTTGATCATGACCCATCTGACTAGCTAAATGCAATGCAGTTTGACCCTCTTGATTTTTTGCTTCTAAATTTCGATAACCACATTTTAATAGCTCGGTAACAACTTTACAATTAGCTTGTGTAATGGCTCTGTGCAAAAGATTAGTACGTCCATGT
The DNA window shown above is from Aphis gossypii isolate Hap1 chromosome 2, ASM2018417v2, whole genome shotgun sequence and carries:
- the LOC114119396 gene encoding tyrosine-protein kinase Shark isoform X1, coding for MLSNVKNRYILKVFDNLKFLVFVIISIIMNSHSENGDINWYHGKISRDTAEIILLDHENKEDGLFLVRESNSASGDYVLCVLQNNEVVHYQIRRHGEDAFFSIDEQNIMHGLETLIEHYCKVNDPSLGVQLSKPIVKDPPPHDTRRHGRTNLLHRAITQANCKVVTELLKCGYRNLEAKNQEGQTALHLASQMGHDQIVEKLISCGANVNCRDTEGYTPLHFACQNNLLSTVKILLTIGGANIQLRNSSTGWVALHEASSRGHADIVSLLLSMNAPSRPRTFDDLLPADLAHNNGHTEVERMLNEFVSPMPTSKKDQWYHGKLDRDEATEILKTKDVDGCFLVRMNRKSGYVLSMMCTNQCYHFQIQDRDKYYFIDNGPYLNSLEHLIQHYTLFPDGLPNKLEVPVGPAVIPPLPKGFPFTLKKPKPKHQTEFKDNIMRDNLILDEVIGEGEFGSVYKGTFQNRDGFEEKVAIKMLRYDMSSTNKSEFLREAHVMMSLNHECIIKLIGICEGPPLLMVQELIALGSMLTYIITHPELISPNYELKMWAAQIASGMCYLEQKRFVHRDLAARNILLADRHQAKISDFGLSRTLNVDKDYYRASHGGRWPIKWYAPESCNYGTFSSASDVWSYGITLWEMFSYGQQPYENMKGVEVIGILEKGERLQRTQRCPIEVYKTMELCWAYDPKERPTFSQLSKIFASDSDYENFKDFIKL
- the LOC114119396 gene encoding tyrosine-protein kinase Shark isoform X2 gives rise to the protein MNSHSENGDINWYHGKISRDTAEIILLDHENKEDGLFLVRESNSASGDYVLCVLQNNEVVHYQIRRHGEDAFFSIDEQNIMHGLETLIEHYCKVNDPSLGVQLSKPIVKDPPPHDTRRHGRTNLLHRAITQANCKVVTELLKCGYRNLEAKNQEGQTALHLASQMGHDQIVEKLISCGANVNCRDTEGYTPLHFACQNNLLSTVKILLTIGGANIQLRNSSTGWVALHEASSRGHADIVSLLLSMNAPSRPRTFDDLLPADLAHNNGHTEVERMLNEFVSPMPTSKKDQWYHGKLDRDEATEILKTKDVDGCFLVRMNRKSGYVLSMMCTNQCYHFQIQDRDKYYFIDNGPYLNSLEHLIQHYTLFPDGLPNKLEVPVGPAVIPPLPKGFPFTLKKPKPKHQTEFKDNIMRDNLILDEVIGEGEFGSVYKGTFQNRDGFEEKVAIKMLRYDMSSTNKSEFLREAHVMMSLNHECIIKLIGICEGPPLLMVQELIALGSMLTYIITHPELISPNYELKMWAAQIASGMCYLEQKRFVHRDLAARNILLADRHQAKISDFGLSRTLNVDKDYYRASHGGRWPIKWYAPESCNYGTFSSASDVWSYGITLWEMFSYGQQPYENMKGVEVIGILEKGERLQRTQRCPIEVYKTMELCWAYDPKERPTFSQLSKIFASDSDYENFKDFIKL